One part of the Camelina sativa cultivar DH55 unplaced genomic scaffold, Cs unpScaffold00486, whole genome shotgun sequence genome encodes these proteins:
- the LOC104773196 gene encoding prostaglandin E synthase 2-like isoform X1 yields the protein MRRFTGLAARTISSSVAIHPRLAQSMAITTISSSEPITRRFGGVPEISSPSFSGGFAGIVFFSAAAASSLGQEVHAKEMAHKFNPKEVVLYQYEACPFCNKVKAFLDFNEIPYKIVEVNPISKKEIKWSDYKKVPILTVDGEQMVDSSAIIDGLFQKMHPEISKSEDDEETKWRKWVDNHLVHLLSPNIYRNTSEALESFDYITTHGNFSFTERLVAKYAGATAMYFVSKKLKKKYNITDERAALYDAAETWVDALKERPYLAGGSKPNLADLAVFGVLRPIRYLRSGKDMVDNTRIGEWYSRMENTVGEPSRIKE from the exons ATGAGGAGATTCACTGGACTTGCTGCGCGAACAATCTCATCCTCCGTCGCCATCCATCCACGGCTCGCTCAATCCATGGCGATTACAACAATCTCGTCCTCCGAACCTATCACCCGAAGATTCGGTGGTGTTCCGGAGAtttcatctccttctttttcCGGCGGATTCGCTGGGATTGTGTTCTTCTCTGCCGCCGCCGCATCGTCTCTTGGTCAGGAAGTTCACGCTAAGGAAATGGCTCACAAGTTTAATCCTAAAGAAGTTGTTCTGTATCAGTACGAGGCTTGCCCTTTCTGTAACAAGGTTAAAG CGTTCTTGGATTTTAACGAGATTCCGTACAAGATTGTTGAAGTGAATCCCATCAgtaagaaagaaatcaaatggtCTGATTATAAGAAGGTGCCTATTCTTACGGTAGATGGTGAACAAATGGTTGATTCTTCAG CGATAATCGATGGCCTATTCCAGAAGATGCACCCTGAAATTTCCAAGTctgaagacgatgaagagaCTAAGTGGCGCAA GTGGGTGGACAATCACCTTGTGCATCTTTTGTCACCAAACATATACAGGAATACTTCGGAGGCCCTGGAATCCTTTGATTACATCACCACACATG GAAATTTCAGTTTCACTGAAAGATTAGTGGCAAAGTATGCAGGAGCAACGGCGATGTACTTTGTgtcaaagaaactgaagaagaaatATAACATTACTGATGAACGTGCTGCTCTTTATGATGCTGCTGAGACATGGGTCGATGCCTTGAAAGAGCGTCCATACCTCG CAGGTGGGTCAAAACCGAACTTGGCTGATCTCGCTGTATTTGGTGTTCTGAGGCCAATAAGATACCTTCGATCGGGTAAGGATATGGTGGACAACACACGCATTGGCGAATGGTATTCTCGAATGGAGAACACAGTCGGAGAGCCTTCTAGGATCAAAGAATAA
- the LOC104773196 gene encoding prostaglandin E synthase 2-like isoform X2, whose product MRRFTGLAARTISSSVAIHPRLAQSMAITTISSSEPITRRFGGVPEISSPSFSGGFAGIVFFSAAAASSLGQEVHAKEMAHKFNPKEVVLYQYEACPFCNKVKAFLDFNEIPYKIVEVNPISKKEIKWSDYKKVPILTVDGEQMVDSSAIIDGLFQKMHPEISKSEDDEETKWRKWVDNHLVHLLSPNIYRNTSEALESFDYITTHGNFSFTERLVAKYAGATAMYFVSKKLKKKYNITDERAALYDAAETWVDALKERPYLGGSKPNLADLAVFGVLRPIRYLRSGKDMVDNTRIGEWYSRMENTVGEPSRIKE is encoded by the exons ATGAGGAGATTCACTGGACTTGCTGCGCGAACAATCTCATCCTCCGTCGCCATCCATCCACGGCTCGCTCAATCCATGGCGATTACAACAATCTCGTCCTCCGAACCTATCACCCGAAGATTCGGTGGTGTTCCGGAGAtttcatctccttctttttcCGGCGGATTCGCTGGGATTGTGTTCTTCTCTGCCGCCGCCGCATCGTCTCTTGGTCAGGAAGTTCACGCTAAGGAAATGGCTCACAAGTTTAATCCTAAAGAAGTTGTTCTGTATCAGTACGAGGCTTGCCCTTTCTGTAACAAGGTTAAAG CGTTCTTGGATTTTAACGAGATTCCGTACAAGATTGTTGAAGTGAATCCCATCAgtaagaaagaaatcaaatggtCTGATTATAAGAAGGTGCCTATTCTTACGGTAGATGGTGAACAAATGGTTGATTCTTCAG CGATAATCGATGGCCTATTCCAGAAGATGCACCCTGAAATTTCCAAGTctgaagacgatgaagagaCTAAGTGGCGCAA GTGGGTGGACAATCACCTTGTGCATCTTTTGTCACCAAACATATACAGGAATACTTCGGAGGCCCTGGAATCCTTTGATTACATCACCACACATG GAAATTTCAGTTTCACTGAAAGATTAGTGGCAAAGTATGCAGGAGCAACGGCGATGTACTTTGTgtcaaagaaactgaagaagaaatATAACATTACTGATGAACGTGCTGCTCTTTATGATGCTGCTGAGACATGGGTCGATGCCTTGAAAGAGCGTCCATACCTCG GTGGGTCAAAACCGAACTTGGCTGATCTCGCTGTATTTGGTGTTCTGAGGCCAATAAGATACCTTCGATCGGGTAAGGATATGGTGGACAACACACGCATTGGCGAATGGTATTCTCGAATGGAGAACACAGTCGGAGAGCCTTCTAGGATCAAAGAATAA